The following are encoded in a window of Panicum virgatum strain AP13 chromosome 5N, P.virgatum_v5, whole genome shotgun sequence genomic DNA:
- the LOC120673587 gene encoding uncharacterized protein LOC120673587 → MAQNTSEDDIENVPDSDPNSPILTGYRASVPILDDGLLQGTACQERRLLDFLKATPSVQWIKKINLCSPLIKFRLASSSVRGNLQVHFIRTINWGSVFTTCKKWLKHPMNIALLIWLLCVGAAGAMLILLLLGLLNDAFPSKSLRNQWIEIDNQILNALFTLLSIYEHPKLIHHTVLLYWWQPKDAAELRKYYCKNVACRPNERAHISFVVVLLHITCISQYADCGLYWAYSSKSRSEFADNFFFILGIAAPVLAGVYTVYSPLGRDYDPVSDEETKQLDPVLVESSETRTVVSNPAWAGGLFDCSEDPTACYLSFFFTFCVFGWNMERLGFGNMYVHTFTFLLLCATPFWLFNITAMNIHSYILGDFIGAAGIILCFFGLLYGGFWRIQMRKTFGLPRSRWFCGSASLTDYVQWLFCWPYSLAQEVRTGNLYDAKDGNFYEKLMDGGAVESGSGLIVVTELPVSIGVEEENSINVKLVADGEMIPPTQPVIECGEREGTDSEVVAIVASSSKANPLIKDDLSYGVQK, encoded by the coding sequence ATGGCTCAGAACACCTCCGAAGATGACATAGAAAATGTGCCAGATTCAGATCCAAATTCACCAATTCTGACTGGATATCGTGCATCGGTTCCTATTCTTGATGATGGACTACTGCAAGGGACAGCCTGTCAGGAACGACGGCTTCTTGATTTCCTGAAGGCCACTCCCTCTGTGCAATGGATAAAGAAGATCAATCTTTGTTCGCCATTGATAAAATTTCGGCTGGCATCCTCTAGCGTCCGTGGTAACCTTCAGGTTCACTTCATCAGAACAATCAACTGGGGTTCAGTTTTCACTACATGCAAGAAATGGCTCAAGCATCCCATGAACATTGCTCTCCTAATATGGCTGCTCTGTGTGGGTGCTGCTGGTGCCATGTTAATCTTGCTTCTATTAGGACTTCTGAATGATGCATTCCCTTCCAAGTCCTTAAGAAATCAATGGATAGAGATTGATAATCAAATCCTTAACGCCCTGTTCACCCTCTTGAGCATATACGAGCACCCAAAATTAATCCACCATACTGTTCTCCTCTACTGGTGGCAGCCAAAGGATGCAGCCGAGCTAAGGAAATATTATTGCAAGAATGTGGCATGCCGTCCCAATGAGCGAGCACACATATCCTTTGTGGTGGTTCTCCTCCACATCACTTGCATCTCCCAGTATGCCGACTGTGGCCTCTACTGGGCCTACTCCAGCAAATCGCGTTCTGAGTTTGCTGACAACTTCTTCTTCATCCTAGGCATTGCTGCACCGGTCCTTGCTGGAGTTTACACAGTGTACAGCCCTCTTGGCAGGGACTATGATCCCGTGTCTGATGAAGAAACCAAACAACTGGACCCAGTTCTAGTCGAGTCATCAGAAACAAGAACAGTGGTGAGCAACCCCGCGTGGGCGGGTGGGCTGTTTGATTGCAGTGAGGATCCCACAGCTTGCTAcctctctttcttcttcacattCTGTGTGTTCGGTTGGAACATGGAGCGACTTGGGTTTGGCAACATGTATGTGCACACATTCACGTTCCTGCTGCTGTGTGCCACGCCATTCTGGTTGTTCAACATCACAGCAATGAACATCCACAGCTATATCCTTGGTGATTTCATCGGTGCTGCGGGGATTATCCTGTGTTTCTTTGGCCTGCTATATGGGGGTTTCTGGAGGATCCAAATGAGGAAGACATTTGGGCTGCCCAGAAGCAGGTGGTTCTGTGGATCAGCATCATTGACAGACTATGTGCAGTGGCTGTTCTGCTGGCCATACTCTCTTGCGCAGGAGGTCCGCACGGGGAACCTGTATGATGCAAAGGATGGGAACTTCTATGAGAAATTGATGGACGGTGGTGCTGTGGAGAGCGGATCAGGATTGATAGTTGTGACAGAATTACCCGTCTCTATTGGAGTAGAAGAGGAGAATAGTATCAATGTCAAACTCGTGGCAGATGGTGAAATGATTCCACCCACCCAACCAGTAATAGAATGTGGGGAGAGGGAAGGAACTGATTCAGAAGTTGTGGCAATTGTAGCATCCAGCTCAAAAGCTAACCCACTGATAAAGGATGACTTGAGTTATGGTGTTCAGAAGTAG
- the LOC120673589 gene encoding copper transport protein ATX1-like, translating into MRLYMLQDAERWTSSVRKLFEDFVHISLLLCSPGTMAVVELKVGMHCERCIKAIKKAIKTIDDMESYQLETEMNKVTVTGNVTPEEVVKALHKIGKTATCWTED; encoded by the exons ATGCGTCTATATATGCTCCAGGATGCAGAGAGATGGACATCTTCTGTTAGAAAGCTGTTTGAGGACTTTGTGCACATTAGTCTCCTGCTCTGTTCTCCCGGAACCATGGCT gttgtggagctcaaggttgGAATGCACTGCGAAAGGTGCATCAAGGCGATTAAGAAGGCTATAAAAACGATCGATG ATATGGAGAGCTATCAACTAGAGACGGAGATGAACAAGGTCACCGTGACAGGGAACGTGACCCCGGAGGAAGTCGTCAAGGCTCTCCACAAGATTGGGAAGACGGCAACCTGCTGGACGGAAGATTGA
- the LOC120676001 gene encoding WRKY transcription factor WRKY24-like: MTTSSSGSIEAPANSRPGSFSFASTNFTVMLGGSAAAAGGASRYKAMTPPSLPVSPPPVSPSSFFNIPGGLNPADFLDSPALLTSSFFPSPTTNAFASQQFSWLTPPGAEQGGKDEQRQSYPDFSFQTAPTTEEAVRTTTTFQQPPVPPAPLGEEAYRSQQQQQQQPWSYHQQQPGMDAGSSQAAYGGQFQAGSSDAAAMAPHAPASGGYSQAQSQRRSSDDGYNWRKYGQKQVKGSENPRSYYKCTFLGCPTKKKVERSLDGQITEIVYKGTHNHAKPQNTRRNSSAAAQLLQGAGEASEHSFGGTPVATPENSSASFGDDEAAGVGSPRAGNAGGDEFDEDEPDSKRWRKDGDGEGISMAGNRTVREPRVVVQTMSDIDILDDGYRWRKYGQKVVKGNPNPRSYYKCTTAGCPVRKHVERASHDLRAVITTYEGKHNHDVPAARGSAALYRPAPPPTDTYLAAAPGVRPPAPSMAYQTGQRYGFGGQSSFGLGAGAPAQQSGGGGFGFPSGFDNPMGSYMSQHQQQQRQNDAMHASRAKEEPREDMAFFPQSMMYN, from the exons ATGACCACGTCGTCGTCCGGGAGCATCGAGGCGCCGGCGAACTCGAGGCCCGGATCGTTCTCGTTCGCGAGCACGAACTTCACGGTCATGCTGGGGggctccgcggccgcggccggcggggcgTCGAGGTACAAGGCCATGACCCCGCCGTCCCTGccggtgtcgccgccgccggtgtcgCCCTCGTCCTTCTTCAACATCCCCGGCGGCCTGAACCCTGCCGACTTCCTCGACTCGCCGGCCCTCCTCACCTCCAGT TTCTTCCCGTCGCCGACGACGAACGCATTCGCCTCGCAGCAGTTCAGCTGGCTGACGCCGCCGGGCGCGGAGCAAGGCGGCAAGGACGAGCAGAGGCAGTCGTACCCGGATTTCTCGTTCCAGACGGCGCCGACGACCGAAGAGGCCGtgcggacgacgacgaccttCCAGCAGCCACCCGTTCCACCGGCCCCACTG GGTGAAGAGGCATACAGaagtcagcagcagcagcagcagcaaccatggagctaccaccagcagcagccagGCATGGACGCGGGCTCCAGCCAGGCGGCCTACGGCGGGCAGTTCCAGGCAGGCTCGTCGGACGCCGCCGCGATGGCGCCGcacgcgccggcgagcggcgggtaCAGCCAGGCGCAGTCGCAGAGGCGGTCGTCGGACGACGGGTACAACTGGCGCAAGTACGGGCAGAAGCAGGTGAAGGGGAGCGAGAACCCGCGCAGCTACTACAAGTGCACTTTCCTGGGCTGCCCCACCAAGAAGAAGGTGGAGCGGTCGCTGGACGGCCAGATCACCGAGATCGTGTACAAGGGCACGCACAACCACGCCAAGCCGCAGAACACGCGCAGGAActccagcgcggcggcgcagctgttgcagggcgccggcgaggcgtcCGAGCACTCGTTCGGCGGCACGCCCGTCGCGACGCCCGAGAACTCCTCGGCGTCCTTCGGGGACGAcgaggccgccggcgtgggctcgccgcgggctgggaacgccggcggcgacgagttCGACGAGGACGAGCCGGATTCCAAGAGATG GAGGaaagacggcgacggcgaggggatCTCCATGGCCGGCAACCGCACGGTGCGCGAGCCGAGGGTCGTTGTCCAGACCATGAGCGACATCGACATCCTCGATGACGGCTACCGCTGGAGGAAGTACGGGCAGAAGGTGGTGAAGGGAAACCCCAACCCCAG GAGCTACTACAAGTGCACGACGGCCGGGTGCCCGGTGCGGAAGCACGTGGAGCGCGCGTCGCACGACCTGCGCGCCGTGATCACCACGTACGAGGGCAAGCACAACCACGACGTGCCCGCCGCGCGGGGCAGCGCCGCGCTGTaccggcccgcgccgccgccaacggacACCTACCTCGCCGCGGCCCCCGGCgtgaggccgccggcgcccagcaTGGCTTACCAGACGGGGCAGCGGTACGGGTTCGGCGGCCAGAGCTCGTtcggcctcggcgccggcgcgccggcgcagcagagcggcggcggcggcttcgggtTCCCCTCCGGCTTCGACAACCCGATGGGGTCGTACATGagccagcaccagcagcagcagcggcagaacGACGCCATGCACGCGTCGAGGGCCAAGGAGGAGCCCAGGGAGGACATGGCGTTCTTCCCGCAGTCGATGATGTACAACTGA
- the LOC120676002 gene encoding uncharacterized protein LOC120676002 yields the protein MGNSLRCCLACMVPCGALDVVRIVHLSGHVDEFSCPVAAASVLAANPNHTLTTAWSPTGAPGCASKKLVIVSPDSELKRGRIYFLIPSATLPADRRSKKQGGSKKSGGSNSKRPGRHHHAKKSAGDTAEQDNYLRELLSEKTASSGGHRRRRSGARVGVWRPQLESIVEEVSD from the coding sequence atGGGCAACAGCTTGCGGTGCTGCCTGGCCTGCATGGTCCCCTGCGGCGCCCTCGACGTCGTCCGCATCGTGCACCTCAGCGGGCACGTCGACGAGTTCAGCTGCCCGGTGGCCGCGGCCTCCGTGCTCGCCGCGAACCCCAACCACACGCTCACCACGGCGTGGTCCCCCACCGGCGCGCCCGGGTGCGCGTCCAAGAAGCTCGTCATCGTGTCGCCGGACTCCGAGCTCAAGCGCGGCCGCATCTACTTCctcatcccctcggccaccctGCCGGCGGACCGGCGGAGCAAGAAGCAGGGCGGCTCCAAGAAGAGCGgcggcagcaacagcaagcggccgggccgccaccaccacgccaAGAAGAGCGCCGGCGACACGGCGGAGCAGGACAACTACCTGAGGGAGCTGCTGTCCGAGAAGACCGCGTCGAGCGGCGGCcacaggaggcggcggagcggcgcccgCGTCGGCGTGTGGCGGCCGCAGCTGGAGAGCATCGTGGAGGAGGTCTCGGATTAG